A window of Brevibacterium ihuae contains these coding sequences:
- the dctP gene encoding TRAP transporter substrate-binding protein DctP has product MKALTTFRPSRRALSICAMAAGLTFALSSCAGSAGSGGGGGGGGDAGSGFEYGASQEDVNAAIEGLDPITITFQPSAASQNSVMAPAGTVFKELVEERSNGQIEVEIVWGQAIAGYAEVHDALADGRIDVAYTLPVYQPTEFPAVNDLGTAMAGLPASPFQGELVANAVGKEIAWANENVLTQYEEKGLVPLTPLAASGGNYTVCADPVESADDWKGLQVRIASTAQSAQVQHLGGSPVSMEYTETFEALQRGTVDCTLGQLVPSAEAGIFEVAPHLGYTTEASFSRSPGAYLAGSSFPDMPLAYQQIIFDSNALASSGGMKAVIDGNAAAVQQAKDNGGEVNPFADDIQQEIMAYSETLTEDAIGNGQIGEDISTVIQEAEEKWTQEFEALGYTDEGETKDFNDWYDTETDYMDYARTSYEKGADMEHRPS; this is encoded by the coding sequence GTGAAAGCACTCACCACGTTCCGGCCGTCCCGCCGGGCGCTGAGTATCTGCGCGATGGCCGCAGGACTGACCTTCGCACTGAGCTCGTGCGCCGGCAGCGCCGGCTCGGGCGGCGGAGGAGGCGGCGGAGGCGATGCCGGCTCCGGCTTCGAGTACGGCGCCTCGCAGGAGGACGTCAACGCCGCGATCGAGGGCCTCGACCCGATCACCATCACCTTCCAGCCCTCGGCCGCCTCGCAGAACTCCGTCATGGCCCCGGCCGGCACGGTGTTCAAGGAGCTCGTCGAGGAGCGCTCGAACGGCCAGATCGAGGTCGAGATCGTCTGGGGCCAGGCGATCGCCGGCTACGCCGAGGTCCACGACGCGCTCGCCGACGGCCGGATCGATGTCGCCTACACCCTCCCGGTGTACCAGCCCACCGAGTTCCCCGCGGTCAACGACCTCGGCACCGCGATGGCCGGCCTGCCGGCCTCGCCGTTCCAGGGCGAGCTCGTCGCGAACGCGGTCGGCAAGGAGATCGCCTGGGCCAATGAGAACGTCCTCACCCAGTACGAGGAGAAGGGCCTCGTGCCCCTCACCCCGCTCGCGGCGTCCGGCGGCAACTACACGGTGTGCGCCGATCCGGTGGAGTCCGCGGACGACTGGAAGGGCCTCCAGGTCCGCATCGCGTCCACCGCCCAGTCGGCGCAGGTCCAGCACCTCGGCGGCTCCCCGGTGTCGATGGAGTACACCGAGACCTTCGAGGCGCTCCAGCGCGGCACCGTCGACTGCACGCTCGGCCAGCTCGTGCCGAGCGCGGAGGCCGGGATCTTCGAGGTCGCCCCGCACCTCGGTTACACCACCGAGGCGAGCTTCTCCCGCTCCCCGGGGGCGTACCTCGCCGGATCGAGCTTCCCGGACATGCCGCTGGCCTACCAGCAGATCATTTTCGACAGCAACGCGCTCGCCTCCTCCGGCGGCATGAAGGCGGTCATCGACGGCAACGCGGCCGCGGTTCAGCAGGCCAAGGACAACGGCGGCGAGGTCAACCCCTTCGCCGACGACATCCAGCAGGAGATCATGGCCTACTCCGAGACCCTCACCGAGGACGCGATCGGCAACGGCCAGATCGGGGAGGACATCTCGACCGTCATCCAGGAAGCGGAGGAGAAGTGGACCCAGGAGTTCGAGGCCCTCGGCTACACCGACGAGGGTGAGACCAAGGACTTCAACGACTGGTACGACACCGAGACCGACTACATGGACTACGCCCGCACCTCCTACGAGAAGGGCGCGGACATGGAGCACCGTCCGAGCTGA
- a CDS encoding TRAP transporter large permease translates to MSTSADTNLGTIPSVLPSDSRRKKPGIISLIVGFALVAICLVGLFTSPSGAVAGMWCIAMMIILMFLSVPVAIALAVPSLIGVYALSGIPATINILSTSPFHGVSKWSYSVLPMFIFMGMLLTQSGMTTKIYRATDRWFSWLPGGIGIGTTAAGAGLASVSGSTIGMTYALGRAGIPEMLRAGYDKRLAVGTVIVAGLPGNLIPPSILLVVYAGIASVPVGPQLVAGAVPGILIAVTFALFILVLGIIAPKLVGRGKDATGEVHRVTWGERFQSLGEIWGFPVIMIVLFGGMFSGVFTPTEAGAAAALTALLLTLFYTRKDKPFQKVTHAAFSTVSATAAIFFIMIGAEMLTKLLAITGLAPMMTDFILGFGLNRVGFLLVLVVLYIVMGMFFDTLSMMLLTIPILLPTLEAMEVSPLWFGVFVVLLGELGMITPPVGILSYIVHNICKSPEVNLGQTVTLKDVFVSLAWFLPIAILFLGIMIAVPQMTEWLPDLLERTSGGTATQ, encoded by the coding sequence ATGTCTACCTCCGCTGACACCAACCTGGGGACGATCCCCAGCGTCCTGCCCTCGGACTCCCGTCGCAAGAAGCCCGGGATCATCTCGCTCATCGTCGGATTCGCTCTCGTGGCGATCTGCCTCGTCGGCCTGTTCACCAGCCCGTCGGGCGCGGTCGCCGGCATGTGGTGCATCGCGATGATGATCATCCTGATGTTCCTCAGCGTGCCCGTCGCGATCGCCCTCGCAGTCCCGAGCCTCATCGGCGTGTACGCCCTCTCGGGCATCCCGGCCACGATCAATATCCTCTCGACCTCGCCGTTCCACGGCGTGTCGAAGTGGTCGTACTCCGTGCTCCCGATGTTCATCTTCATGGGCATGCTGCTCACCCAGTCGGGCATGACGACGAAGATCTACCGCGCCACCGACCGCTGGTTCTCCTGGCTGCCCGGCGGCATCGGCATCGGCACCACCGCCGCCGGCGCCGGCCTCGCCTCGGTGTCCGGCTCGACGATCGGCATGACCTACGCGCTCGGCCGCGCCGGCATCCCCGAGATGCTCCGCGCCGGCTACGACAAGCGCCTGGCCGTCGGCACCGTGATCGTCGCCGGCCTGCCCGGCAACCTCATCCCGCCGTCGATCCTCCTCGTCGTCTACGCCGGCATCGCCAGCGTGCCGGTCGGCCCGCAGCTCGTCGCCGGCGCCGTCCCGGGCATCCTCATCGCGGTGACCTTCGCGCTCTTCATCCTCGTCCTCGGAATCATCGCCCCCAAGCTCGTGGGCCGCGGCAAGGACGCCACCGGCGAGGTGCACCGGGTCACCTGGGGCGAGCGCTTCCAGTCCCTCGGTGAGATCTGGGGCTTCCCGGTCATCATGATCGTCCTGTTCGGCGGCATGTTCTCCGGCGTCTTCACCCCGACCGAGGCCGGCGCGGCCGCCGCACTCACCGCGCTTCTCCTCACGCTGTTCTACACCCGCAAGGACAAGCCGTTCCAGAAGGTCACCCACGCCGCGTTCTCCACGGTGAGCGCGACCGCCGCGATCTTCTTCATCATGATCGGCGCGGAGATGCTCACCAAGCTCCTCGCGATCACCGGCCTGGCACCGATGATGACCGACTTCATCCTCGGCTTCGGACTCAACCGGGTGGGCTTCCTCCTCGTCCTCGTCGTGCTCTACATCGTCATGGGCATGTTCTTCGACACCCTGTCGATGATGCTGCTGACCATCCCGATCCTGCTGCCCACCCTCGAGGCGATGGAGGTCAGCCCGCTGTGGTTCGGCGTGTTCGTCGTCCTCCTCGGAGAGCTCGGCATGATCACCCCGCCGGTCGGCATCCTGTCCTACATCGTCCACAACATCTGCAAGAGCCCCGAGGTCAACCTCGGCCAGACCGTCACCCTCAAGGACGTGTTCGTGTCCCTGGCCTGGTTCCTCCCCATCGCGATCCTGTTCCTGGGGATCATGATCGCGGTCCCGCAGATGACCGAATGGCTGCCCGACCTCCTCGAGCGCACGAGCGGCGGCACAGCCACCCAGTAG
- a CDS encoding TRAP transporter small permease, protein MLKLNQGADKVLSVLTAIALIVMMLHVVAHALLRYFFNAPIYGTNEIVAYWYLPMIALLGIPAAQLQKEHITVSLVIERMSHRTAAIFKIFAFALSALVSIGFAWFGFHEAMENMEMGSTAGVTDIITWPVYFLVPLVFVVLAILFVVDIIVTLRTGDPEVDLLTGEHAQHDIEETVI, encoded by the coding sequence ATGTTGAAACTCAACCAGGGCGCGGACAAGGTCCTCTCCGTCCTCACCGCGATCGCGCTCATCGTCATGATGCTCCACGTCGTCGCGCACGCTCTCCTCCGGTACTTCTTCAACGCGCCGATCTACGGCACCAACGAGATCGTCGCGTACTGGTACCTGCCGATGATCGCGCTCCTCGGCATCCCGGCCGCGCAGCTCCAGAAGGAGCACATCACCGTCTCCCTCGTCATCGAGCGGATGAGCCACCGCACCGCGGCCATTTTCAAGATCTTCGCCTTCGCCCTGTCCGCCCTCGTGAGCATCGGCTTCGCATGGTTCGGATTCCACGAGGCGATGGAGAACATGGAGATGGGCTCGACCGCCGGCGTCACCGACATCATCACCTGGCCGGTCTACTTCCTCGTGCCGCTCGTGTTCGTCGTGCTGGCGATCCTCTTCGTCGTCGACATCATCGTCACGCTCCGCACCGGCGACCCTGAGGTCGACCTGCTCACCGGCGAGCATGCCCAGCACGACATCGAAGAAACCGTCATCTGA
- a CDS encoding acyl-CoA dehydrogenase family protein, with protein MKRNLYTADHEDFRRTVAAFLEKEVAPHFDEWEKNKIVDRSMWKAAADAGVIGFSLPEEYGGSGIKDYRFEMVRGEEVAKRGFGSATSGWGVSDGIVPGYFESFANDEQRQRYLPGLAAGEKIAAIAMTEPGAGSDLQNITTRAVRDGDEWVINGAKTFITNGQNCDWVVVVARSNPDVPASKGVSLFIVDCDTPGFERGRNLNKVGLAAQDTSEMSFTDVRVPHANLLGEEGKGFIHLMTNLPYERMGIATGGLAGARAALEWTSKYVFEREMFGGTLGDLQNTQFELAELEARVDAFEAYVDRCALALNDDELTAVEASKAKLVGAELQLEVVTRCLQLHGGYGFMLEYPIGRAFRDSRIQTIYGGTSEVMKYIIGKDIKKRYAPKK; from the coding sequence ATGAAGCGCAATCTGTACACCGCCGACCACGAGGACTTCCGCAGGACCGTCGCGGCGTTCCTCGAGAAAGAGGTCGCACCCCACTTCGACGAGTGGGAGAAGAACAAGATCGTCGACCGCTCGATGTGGAAGGCCGCCGCCGACGCCGGCGTCATCGGCTTCTCCCTGCCGGAGGAGTACGGCGGCTCGGGTATCAAGGACTACCGCTTCGAGATGGTCCGCGGCGAGGAGGTCGCCAAGCGCGGCTTCGGCTCGGCCACCTCGGGCTGGGGCGTGTCCGACGGCATCGTCCCCGGCTACTTCGAGTCCTTCGCCAACGACGAGCAGCGGCAGCGCTACCTGCCGGGCCTCGCCGCCGGTGAGAAGATCGCGGCGATCGCGATGACCGAGCCGGGCGCCGGCTCCGACCTCCAGAACATCACGACGCGCGCCGTCCGCGACGGCGACGAGTGGGTCATCAACGGGGCCAAGACCTTCATCACCAACGGTCAGAACTGCGACTGGGTCGTCGTCGTGGCCCGGTCCAACCCGGACGTCCCGGCCTCGAAGGGCGTCTCGCTCTTCATCGTCGACTGCGACACCCCCGGGTTCGAGCGCGGCCGCAACCTCAACAAGGTCGGCCTCGCCGCGCAGGACACCTCGGAGATGTCCTTCACCGATGTCCGCGTGCCGCACGCGAACCTCCTCGGCGAGGAGGGCAAGGGATTCATCCACCTCATGACGAACCTGCCCTACGAGCGCATGGGGATCGCGACCGGCGGGCTCGCCGGCGCCCGCGCCGCGCTCGAGTGGACCTCGAAGTACGTCTTCGAGCGGGAGATGTTCGGCGGGACGCTCGGCGACCTGCAGAACACCCAGTTCGAGCTCGCCGAGCTCGAGGCCCGGGTCGATGCGTTCGAGGCCTACGTCGACCGCTGCGCGCTCGCGCTCAACGACGACGAGCTCACCGCGGTCGAGGCGTCGAAAGCCAAGCTCGTCGGCGCGGAGCTCCAGCTCGAGGTCGTCACCCGCTGCCTCCAGCTCCACGGCGGCTACGGCTTCATGCTCGAGTACCCGATCGGTCGGGCGTTCCGCGACAGCCGGATCCAGACGATCTACGGCGGCACGTCCGAGGTGATGAAGTACATCATCGGCAAGGACATCAAGAAGCGCTACGCCCCCAAGAAGTAG
- a CDS encoding thiolase family protein, translated as MTDAVIVAARRTPTGKREGVLSGIHPADLSALVLEDLVKTAGVDPELIDDVVWGCVTQAGEQTGDIGRTAALSAGFPETVTGVTVDRQCGSSQQAVHFAAAGIIAGQYDIVVAGGVESMSRNPMGSSSMGKVPYGEKFLARYDNTKPNQGVGAEMIAERWGFDREAMDSFALLSHERAAAATDSGAFESQIVPVETEHGLITADEGIRRGGTLEKLGKLSTVFKEDGVVTAGNASQISDGSAALLMMSSDRAKQLGLKPLVRVHTAVLAGSDPVIMLTAPIPATQKALKKSGLKVDDIGTFEVNEAFASVPLAWLKDIGADPEKLNPHGGAIAMGHPLGGSGARLMTTMVHNMVNNDIKYGLQTMCEGGGQANATILELL; from the coding sequence ATGACCGATGCAGTGATCGTCGCAGCCCGCCGCACCCCGACCGGAAAGCGCGAGGGCGTGCTCTCGGGCATCCACCCCGCCGACCTCTCCGCCCTCGTCCTCGAGGACCTCGTGAAGACCGCCGGCGTCGACCCCGAGCTCATCGACGACGTCGTCTGGGGCTGCGTCACCCAGGCCGGTGAGCAGACCGGCGACATCGGCCGCACCGCCGCACTGTCCGCCGGATTCCCCGAGACCGTCACCGGCGTCACCGTCGACCGCCAGTGCGGGTCCTCGCAGCAGGCCGTGCACTTCGCGGCCGCCGGCATCATCGCCGGCCAGTACGACATCGTCGTCGCCGGCGGCGTCGAGTCGATGTCGCGCAACCCCATGGGCTCGTCCTCGATGGGCAAGGTCCCCTACGGCGAGAAGTTCCTCGCCCGCTACGACAACACCAAGCCCAACCAGGGCGTCGGCGCGGAGATGATCGCCGAGCGCTGGGGCTTCGACCGCGAGGCGATGGACAGCTTCGCCCTCCTCTCCCACGAACGCGCGGCCGCCGCCACCGACTCCGGCGCCTTCGAGTCCCAGATCGTCCCGGTCGAGACCGAGCACGGCCTCATCACCGCCGACGAGGGCATCCGCCGCGGCGGCACCCTGGAGAAGCTCGGCAAGCTCAGCACCGTGTTCAAGGAGGACGGCGTCGTCACCGCCGGCAACGCCTCGCAGATCTCCGACGGCTCGGCCGCCCTCCTCATGATGAGCTCGGATCGCGCCAAGCAGCTCGGCCTCAAGCCGCTCGTCCGCGTCCACACCGCCGTCCTCGCCGGCTCGGATCCGGTGATCATGCTCACCGCCCCGATCCCGGCCACCCAGAAGGCCCTCAAGAAGTCGGGCCTCAAGGTCGACGACATCGGCACCTTCGAGGTCAACGAGGCCTTCGCCTCGGTCCCGCTCGCCTGGCTCAAGGACATCGGCGCGGACCCGGAGAAGCTCAACCCGCACGGCGGAGCGATCGCGATGGGCCACCCCCTCGGCGGTTCGGGTGCGCGCCTCATGACGACCATGGTCCACAACATGGTCAACAACGACATCAAGTACGGCCTGCAGACGATGTGCGAGGGCGGCGGCCAGGCCAACGCCACCATCCTCGAGCTGCTCTGA
- a CDS encoding 3-hydroxyacyl-CoA dehydrogenase, with the protein MQIKDQVAFVTGGTSGLGLATAKAIVAAGGKVVAYDLKGGEAVADIDGIEFVQGDVTNEEQVLAGLAKAKELGDLRIAVNCAGLGNAIRVSGKKGPFPLDKFNFVIQVNLVGTFNVIRLAAAQMQQAEPIDGERGVIINTASVAAFDGQIGQAAYSASKAGVVGMTLPIARDLASTLIRVNTIAPGIFETPLMAGASEETKASLGQQIPHPSRLGQPSEYGALAQHIIENPMLNGETIRLDGAIRMAPK; encoded by the coding sequence ATGCAGATCAAGGATCAGGTGGCGTTCGTCACCGGTGGGACCTCGGGCCTCGGACTGGCCACCGCGAAGGCGATCGTCGCCGCCGGCGGCAAGGTCGTCGCCTACGACCTCAAGGGCGGGGAGGCCGTCGCCGACATCGACGGCATCGAGTTCGTCCAGGGCGACGTGACGAACGAGGAGCAGGTGCTCGCCGGCCTGGCCAAGGCCAAGGAGCTGGGTGACCTCCGCATCGCCGTCAACTGCGCCGGCCTCGGCAACGCCATCCGCGTGTCGGGCAAGAAGGGTCCGTTCCCGCTCGACAAGTTCAACTTCGTCATCCAGGTCAACCTCGTCGGCACCTTCAACGTCATCCGGCTCGCGGCGGCGCAGATGCAGCAGGCCGAGCCGATCGACGGTGAGCGCGGCGTCATCATCAACACCGCCTCGGTGGCGGCGTTCGACGGACAGATCGGACAGGCCGCGTACTCGGCGTCCAAGGCCGGCGTCGTCGGCATGACCCTGCCGATCGCCCGCGACCTCGCCTCGACCCTCATTCGGGTCAACACCATCGCTCCGGGCATCTTCGAGACGCCGCTCATGGCCGGCGCCTCCGAGGAGACCAAGGCCTCGCTCGGCCAGCAGATCCCGCACCCCTCGCGACTGGGCCAGCCCTCCGAGTACGGCGCTCTCGCCCAGCACATCATCGAGAACCCGATGCTCAACGGCGAGACCATCCGGCTCGACGGCGCCATCCGCATGGCGCCGAAGTGA
- a CDS encoding TetR/AcrR family transcriptional regulator produces the protein MTSEQALSAGPSGEAPEGPGGAPARLRLAGSPVADTLGPGIAGRPVEQPGGQERGRVAREEILSAAIACLLEDGYAATTTMRVQERAGVSRGKLLHHFPSKRALITASISRLAADRLDTRTSDYSAAPPESDVPARVRWAIGTIWLTFFHPNFWAALETWIAARTDSELAAELIDHEKQVLARVRENTHRIFGETVCADPAFPAMLDVVFTSMRGMALTYTFSGRDPDTEPMIETWVRTALALLEHEQ, from the coding sequence ATGACGAGTGAGCAGGCGCTGTCGGCCGGGCCCTCGGGGGAAGCTCCCGAGGGCCCGGGCGGCGCGCCCGCTCGCCTGCGTCTCGCCGGGTCGCCGGTCGCGGACACCCTGGGCCCCGGGATCGCCGGACGACCAGTCGAGCAGCCGGGCGGACAGGAGCGCGGCAGAGTCGCCCGCGAGGAGATCCTGTCCGCGGCGATCGCGTGTCTGCTCGAGGACGGCTATGCGGCGACGACGACGATGCGGGTGCAGGAGCGGGCGGGAGTGTCCCGCGGCAAGCTCCTCCACCACTTCCCGTCGAAGCGCGCCCTCATCACCGCCTCGATCAGCCGGCTCGCCGCCGACCGGCTCGACACCCGCACCTCGGACTACTCCGCCGCGCCGCCGGAGTCCGACGTCCCCGCGCGAGTCCGCTGGGCGATCGGGACGATCTGGCTCACCTTCTTCCACCCGAACTTCTGGGCCGCGCTCGAGACCTGGATCGCCGCCCGCACCGATTCCGAGCTCGCCGCAGAGCTCATCGACCACGAGAAGCAGGTGCTCGCGCGCGTCCGCGAGAACACGCACCGGATCTTCGGGGAGACCGTGTGCGCCGACCCCGCCTTCCCGGCGATGCTCGACGTCGTGTTCACGAGCATGCGCGGCATGGCCCTGACCTATACCTTCTCCGGCCGCGATCCGGACACCGAGCCGATGATCGAGACCTGGGTGCGCACCGCCCTCGCCCTCCTCGAGCACGAACAGTGA
- a CDS encoding NAD(P)H-dependent flavin oxidoreductase, whose translation MTSPSKPQFPKVPESDSAGIRNLGAGSGADRAPGDATGLGSGHGTRLASGPTSDPAARLATGLTSDLSGLRIPLIAAPMLRISDVALTSAAMRAGIVGAFPTLNARSSAGLRDWLTELDAIQASASGLFCPNLVMADAHAAEHAALVAESSARLVITSVGSPAPVTGLFAEAGIAVLADVATVAHARKAVAAGATGLILLTAGAGGQTGWLNPFAFITAVREFFSGPVVLAGGMTGGRSLAAARVAGYDLAYAGTPFIATEESPASSDYSAEITAATSDDILLTSAFTGLPTNMLLPSIRAAGLDPAALDEEIRPEAAAELFGNRARGLGPRRWADIHSAGHSVAGVRSVMSVEALVARFAEEYAAARDRPI comes from the coding sequence ATGACCTCCCCCTCGAAACCGCAATTTCCGAAGGTTCCTGAGAGCGATTCCGCAGGAATTCGCAATCTCGGCGCGGGGTCGGGCGCGGACCGCGCTCCGGGAGATGCCACGGGTCTCGGTTCGGGCCACGGCACGCGCCTCGCCTCGGGTCCCACCTCGGATCCCGCCGCCCGACTCGCCACGGGCCTCACCTCGGACCTCTCCGGACTCAGGATTCCGCTCATCGCCGCCCCCATGCTGCGGATCTCCGATGTCGCGCTGACCTCGGCGGCGATGCGCGCCGGCATCGTCGGCGCCTTCCCCACGCTCAACGCGCGCTCGAGCGCGGGCCTGCGCGACTGGCTCACCGAGCTCGACGCGATCCAGGCCAGCGCCTCGGGCCTGTTCTGCCCCAACCTCGTCATGGCCGATGCGCACGCCGCCGAGCACGCCGCGCTCGTCGCCGAGTCCTCCGCCCGGCTCGTCATCACCTCGGTCGGCTCCCCGGCGCCGGTCACCGGACTGTTCGCCGAGGCGGGGATCGCGGTGCTCGCCGACGTCGCCACGGTGGCCCACGCCCGGAAGGCGGTCGCCGCGGGCGCGACCGGCCTCATCCTCCTCACCGCGGGTGCCGGCGGCCAGACCGGGTGGCTCAATCCCTTCGCGTTCATCACCGCCGTCCGGGAGTTCTTCTCCGGCCCGGTCGTGCTCGCCGGCGGGATGACCGGTGGACGCAGCCTCGCCGCGGCCCGCGTGGCCGGGTACGACCTCGCCTATGCCGGGACCCCCTTCATCGCGACCGAGGAGAGTCCGGCGAGCAGTGACTACTCCGCGGAGATCACCGCCGCCACTTCCGATGACATCCTCCTCACCTCGGCGTTCACCGGTCTGCCGACGAACATGCTGCTGCCCTCGATCCGCGCGGCCGGCCTCGACCCGGCGGCGCTCGACGAGGAGATCCGGCCCGAGGCCGCCGCCGAGCTGTTCGGCAACCGGGCCCGCGGCCTCGGCCCCCGGCGCTGGGCGGACATCCACTCGGCCGGGCACTCCGTGGCCGGCGTGAGGAGCGTGATGAGCGTCGAGGCGCTCGTCGCCCGGTTCGCCGAGGAGTATGCAGCGGCCCGCGACCGTCCCATCTGA
- a CDS encoding AMP-binding protein encodes MEIAAHLTGPAYGTTVKRTLERYPERIAFKDVRGQQTYAEVLDLIGRYQAVLTAAGLQRGDGVAALGANRYEVWVLGAAVQSLGLYITWLHPMGSLADQTFQIGDAQVKALVVDESTYGERGRELQKVAADGGLHMWTMSPADFAADLESAAASVGPQDMQVIGNHEDLSIINYTGGTTGRPKGAYRHQFNLGPSTADILADFELPETPRYLLIPPMSHVAGTNVLPTLVKGGTVHLMAGFDPAAVLETIEREKINFTLFVPTMVYALLDHPDLDTRDSSSLEYILYGASPMSESRLREGIERIGPVFGQLYGQTECYPVSILSKEDHEDPALLLSCGKPVESVDVRILDPMGEDVPVGESGELCVRGRGAMTGYWRRDDLTAETIVDGWLHTGDIARMDEQGYLFIVDRKKDMIISGGFNVYPREVEDALGTHPAVSQCAVFGIPDEKWGEQVTAAVILKSGATASEEELIAVVKELKGAVQAPKQVLIVDSLPQTAVGKVNKRALRDQVTGD; translated from the coding sequence ATGGAGATCGCCGCCCACCTGACCGGACCCGCCTACGGCACCACCGTCAAGCGCACGCTCGAGCGCTATCCCGAGCGCATCGCGTTCAAGGACGTCCGCGGTCAGCAGACCTACGCCGAGGTGCTCGACCTCATCGGCCGCTACCAGGCCGTGCTCACCGCCGCCGGTCTGCAGCGCGGCGACGGAGTCGCGGCCCTCGGCGCCAACCGCTACGAGGTCTGGGTGCTCGGCGCCGCCGTGCAGTCCCTCGGGCTCTACATCACGTGGCTCCATCCCATGGGCTCGCTCGCCGACCAGACGTTCCAGATCGGCGACGCCCAGGTCAAGGCCCTCGTCGTCGATGAGTCCACCTACGGGGAGCGCGGGCGCGAGCTCCAGAAGGTCGCTGCGGACGGCGGACTGCACATGTGGACGATGAGCCCCGCCGACTTCGCCGCCGACCTCGAATCCGCCGCCGCCTCGGTGGGCCCGCAGGACATGCAGGTCATCGGGAACCACGAGGACCTCAGCATCATCAACTACACCGGCGGCACCACGGGACGCCCCAAGGGCGCCTACCGGCACCAGTTCAACCTCGGGCCGTCGACGGCGGACATCCTCGCCGACTTCGAGCTCCCGGAGACCCCGCGCTACCTGCTCATCCCGCCGATGAGCCACGTGGCCGGGACGAACGTGCTCCCGACGCTCGTCAAGGGCGGCACTGTCCACCTCATGGCCGGATTCGATCCGGCGGCGGTGCTCGAGACGATCGAGCGGGAGAAGATCAACTTCACGCTCTTCGTGCCGACAATGGTCTACGCCCTCCTCGACCATCCGGACCTCGACACCCGCGACAGCTCGAGCCTCGAGTACATCCTCTACGGCGCCTCGCCGATGTCGGAGAGCCGGCTGCGCGAGGGCATCGAGCGGATCGGCCCGGTGTTCGGGCAGCTCTACGGTCAGACCGAGTGCTACCCGGTGTCGATCCTGTCGAAGGAGGACCACGAGGATCCCGCGCTGCTGCTGTCGTGCGGCAAGCCGGTCGAGTCCGTCGACGTGCGGATCCTCGACCCGATGGGGGAGGACGTGCCGGTCGGCGAGTCGGGCGAGCTGTGCGTGCGCGGCCGCGGCGCGATGACCGGTTACTGGCGCCGCGACGATCTCACCGCGGAGACGATCGTCGACGGCTGGCTCCACACCGGCGACATCGCGCGGATGGACGAGCAGGGCTACCTGTTCATCGTCGATCGCAAGAAGGACATGATCATCTCCGGCGGGTTCAACGTCTACCCGCGCGAGGTCGAGGACGCGCTCGGCACCCACCCCGCAGTGTCGCAGTGCGCGGTCTTCGGCATTCCCGACGAGAAGTGGGGCGAGCAGGTCACCGCGGCGGTCATCCTCAAGTCCGGCGCGACGGCGAGCGAGGAGGAGCTCATCGCCGTGGTCAAGGAGCTCAAGGGTGCGGTGCAGGCTCCCAAGCAGGTCCTCATCGTCGACTCCCTGCCCCAGACCGCGGTCGGCAAGGTCAACAAGCGCGCGCTGCGCGACCAGGTCACCGGCGACTGA
- a CDS encoding DUF1697 domain-containing protein — protein sequence MTEQQTPQRFAAFLRAINVGGAHRLPMAEVRAVLNALGASDVATYIQSGNIVFTGRADGNGVEADGTGAGASGARADGTGTGASEAEVWAARIAAALEEHAGFPVPTTVLAAADLTAARSACPFAPDDPRFCHLILLAASPPAGVLDEIRGLTSGTDTEVAVEGATAYLLTPGGLSASRPAAAILRRLGGTARNLRTIDALLDRI from the coding sequence ATGACCGAACAGCAGACGCCGCAGAGATTCGCGGCATTCCTCCGGGCGATCAACGTCGGCGGCGCGCATCGTCTGCCCATGGCCGAGGTGCGGGCCGTGCTCAACGCGCTCGGCGCCTCGGACGTGGCCACCTACATCCAGTCCGGGAACATCGTGTTCACCGGGAGAGCGGATGGCAACGGGGTCGAGGCGGACGGGACCGGGGCCGGTGCCTCCGGGGCCAGGGCGGACGGGACCGGGACGGGTGCCTCCGAGGCCGAGGTGTGGGCGGCTCGCATCGCCGCCGCGCTCGAGGAGCACGCCGGCTTCCCGGTGCCGACGACGGTCCTCGCCGCCGCAGACCTCACGGCGGCCCGCAGCGCGTGCCCGTTCGCGCCGGACGATCCGCGATTCTGCCACCTGATCCTCCTCGCCGCGTCGCCGCCCGCCGGTGTGCTCGACGAGATCCGGGGGCTGACTTCGGGCACGGACACGGAGGTGGCGGTTGAAGGGGCTACCGCATACCTCCTCACCCCGGGCGGGCTGTCGGCGTCGAGGCCGGCGGCCGCGATCCTCCGGCGCCTCGGCGGCACCGCGCGGAACCTGCGCACGATCGATGCGTTACTAGACCGGATCTGA